A single window of Lutzomyia longipalpis isolate SR_M1_2022 chromosome 1, ASM2433408v1 DNA harbors:
- the LOC129788191 gene encoding nucleolysin TIAR isoform X1: MLAMSTLMMPAPTMALGAPPLAVGHHKPPEPKLLIAHNQPQPSHQIQVVQQNQQQQQQQPQQQQHIMNNCKQESHHIFVGDLSPEIETQQLRDAFAPFGDISDCRVVRDPQTLKSKGYGFVSFVKKSEAESAITAMNGQWIGSRSIRTNWATRKPPTNKADLNLKPLTFDEVYNQSSPTNCTVYCGGVNGALSGSLSEDILQKTFSPFGSIQEIRVFKDKGYAFIRFSTKEAATHAIVAIHNSEINSHPVKCSWGKESGDPNNAPTIASQALSHTAFPFGTAYGQQVAGYWYPQPPTYPTTHTPTAALQGQFLQGMQGYAYGQFAGYQQGYMGMGMQIPGTWQGVSSQPQIPTAQQIAQGVGTGIPQTAGVVAYPMQQFQVRNPQLTEDEWLTPSLLV, from the exons ATGTTGGCAATGTCTACACTTATGATGCCAGCACCAACAATGGCTCTGGGTGCACCACCACTTGCAGTTGGGCACCACAAACCACCCGaaccaaaattattaattgcgCACAATCAACCACAACCATCGCATCAGATCCAGGTTGTCCAGCAGAatcaacagcagcagcagcagcagccgcagcagcaacaacacaTCATGAACAACTGCAAACAAG AGAGTCATCATATATTTGTGGGTGATTTGAGTCCTGAGATTGAAACTCAACAGTTGAGGGATGCTTTCGCACCATTTGGAGATATATc TGATTGCAGAGTTGTTCGAGATCCACAAACACTCAAATCAAAAGGATATGGATTCGTTTCATTTGTTAAGAAGTCG GAAGCTGAAAGTGCTATAACAGCAATGAATGGTCAATGGATTGGATCTCGATCAATTAGAACAAATTGGGCAACACGGAAACCGCCCACAAATAAAGCTGATC TGAATTTGAAGCCTTTGACATTTGATGAAGTCTACAATCAAAGCAGCCCAACAAATTGCACAGTTTACTGTGGTGGAGTAAATGGAGCCCTTTCGGGATCCCTGAGCGAGGATATTCTTCAGAAGACATTCTCACCTTTTGGCTCAATTCAAGAAATACGCGTTTTCAAGGACAAAGGCTATGCTTTTATTAG attttcaACAAAAGAAGCAGCAACACATGCTATCGTGGCTATACATAATTCCGAAATAAATTCTCACCCCGTGAAGTGTTCATGGGGCAAAGAGAGCGGTGACCCAAACAATGCACCCACAATTGCAAGTCAGGCACTTAGCCACACCGCCTTTCCCTTTGGTACTGCATACGGACAGCAAGTGGCTGGTTATTGGTACCCACAGCCACCGACATATCCAACAACCCATACACCAACTGCTGCCCTACAAGGGCAATTTTTGCAAGGAATGCAGGGATATGCATATGGTCAATTTGCTGGATATCAACAAGGATATATGGG TATGGGAATGCAAATACCTGGCACATGGCAAGGTGTTTCATCTCAACCACAAATACCAACTGCCCAGCAAATTGCTCAGGGAGTCGGCACGGGAATTCCGCAGACTGCTGGAGTTGTAGCTTATCCCATGCAGCAATTTCAGGTGAGGAATCCACAG CTAACTGAAGATGAATGGTTAACGCCGAGTCTTCTAGTCTag
- the LOC129788191 gene encoding nucleolysin TIAR isoform X2, with product MLAMSTLMMPAPTMALGAPPLAVGHHKPPEPKLLIAHNQPQPSHQIQVVQQNQQQQQQQPQQQQHIMNNCKQESHHIFVGDLSPEIETQQLRDAFAPFGDISDCRVVRDPQTLKSKGYGFVSFVKKSEAESAITAMNGQWIGSRSIRTNWATRKPPTNKADLNLKPLTFDEVYNQSSPTNCTVYCGGVNGALSGSLSEDILQKTFSPFGSIQEIRVFKDKGYAFIRFSTKEAATHAIVAIHNSEINSHPVKCSWGKESGDPNNAPTIASQALSHTAFPFGTAYGQQVAGYWYPQPPTYPTTHTPTAALQGQFLQGMQGYAYGQFAGYQQGYMGMGMQIPGTWQGVSSQPQIPTAQQIAQGVGTGIPQTAGVVAYPMQQFQLTEDEWLTPSLLV from the exons ATGTTGGCAATGTCTACACTTATGATGCCAGCACCAACAATGGCTCTGGGTGCACCACCACTTGCAGTTGGGCACCACAAACCACCCGaaccaaaattattaattgcgCACAATCAACCACAACCATCGCATCAGATCCAGGTTGTCCAGCAGAatcaacagcagcagcagcagcagccgcagcagcaacaacacaTCATGAACAACTGCAAACAAG AGAGTCATCATATATTTGTGGGTGATTTGAGTCCTGAGATTGAAACTCAACAGTTGAGGGATGCTTTCGCACCATTTGGAGATATATc TGATTGCAGAGTTGTTCGAGATCCACAAACACTCAAATCAAAAGGATATGGATTCGTTTCATTTGTTAAGAAGTCG GAAGCTGAAAGTGCTATAACAGCAATGAATGGTCAATGGATTGGATCTCGATCAATTAGAACAAATTGGGCAACACGGAAACCGCCCACAAATAAAGCTGATC TGAATTTGAAGCCTTTGACATTTGATGAAGTCTACAATCAAAGCAGCCCAACAAATTGCACAGTTTACTGTGGTGGAGTAAATGGAGCCCTTTCGGGATCCCTGAGCGAGGATATTCTTCAGAAGACATTCTCACCTTTTGGCTCAATTCAAGAAATACGCGTTTTCAAGGACAAAGGCTATGCTTTTATTAG attttcaACAAAAGAAGCAGCAACACATGCTATCGTGGCTATACATAATTCCGAAATAAATTCTCACCCCGTGAAGTGTTCATGGGGCAAAGAGAGCGGTGACCCAAACAATGCACCCACAATTGCAAGTCAGGCACTTAGCCACACCGCCTTTCCCTTTGGTACTGCATACGGACAGCAAGTGGCTGGTTATTGGTACCCACAGCCACCGACATATCCAACAACCCATACACCAACTGCTGCCCTACAAGGGCAATTTTTGCAAGGAATGCAGGGATATGCATATGGTCAATTTGCTGGATATCAACAAGGATATATGGG TATGGGAATGCAAATACCTGGCACATGGCAAGGTGTTTCATCTCAACCACAAATACCAACTGCCCAGCAAATTGCTCAGGGAGTCGGCACGGGAATTCCGCAGACTGCTGGAGTTGTAGCTTATCCCATGCAGCAATTTCAG CTAACTGAAGATGAATGGTTAACGCCGAGTCTTCTAGTCTag
- the LOC129786774 gene encoding hatching enzyme 1.2-like — MEKLIIFAVSLFAMAIAAPLSDSNSTSRATDMWSEYINLSFLGPGIFGVPNENIGKVLENFANIKGNPEEQGSYLEGDLLIPLSRARNGLVAQATRWPNGVVPYEIKGSFSASDMAMIEKAFKMFHAHTCIRFVRHTNEADYIKIVSGRSGCWSSVGRIGGPQEVNLQSPGCLNQIGVPIHEFLHVLGFLHEQNRSDRDKSVLIKWQNIKPGTTDNFQKANAGTTSNYGVSYDFNSVLHYSAHAFSVNGQPTIVAKTKTSANMGQRRGFSLGDLKKVNSMYHCSSNQKGPLVKPTRKGGVQKPQAQPEGTFFENVAAGIANLFKP, encoded by the exons atggagaaattaatcatttttgcTGTGAGTCTTTTTGCTATGGCAATCGCAGCACCATTGAGTGATTCAAATTCAACGTCCCGTGCAACGGATATGTGGAGcgaatatataaatttatctttCCTCGGACCCGGAATCTTTGGTGTGCCCAACGAGAATATTGGGAAggtattggaaaattttgccaATATTAAGGGGAATCCTGAGGAGCAGGGTTCCTACCTCGAGGGTGATTTACTCATTCCACTATCGAGAGCAAGAAATGGGCTTGTAGCACAGGCAACAAGATGGCCAAATGGTGTGGTTCCCTATGAAATAAAAGGATCATTTA GTGCATCCGATATGGCTATGATTGAGAAAGCCTTTAAGATGTTTCACGCTCATACTTGCATTCGTTTTGTACGTCACACCAATGAGGCGGATTACATTAAAATCGTATCAGGTCGTTCGGGATGTTGGTCAAGTGTGGGACGCATTGGGGGTCCGCAGGAGGTGAATCTCCAATCACCGGGATGTCTCAACCAAATAGGTGTTCCCATCCATGAGTTCCTCCATGTTTTGGGCTTCCTCCATGAGCAGAATCGTTCAGATCGGGATAAGAGTGTCCTCATCAAGTGGCAAAATATCAAACCTGGCACTACGGACAACTTTCAGAAAGCCAATGCTGGAACAACGAGCAATTACGGTGTCTCATATGACTTCAACAGTGTCCTCCACTATTCCGCACATGCATTCTCCGTCAATGGGCAACCAACAATTGTAGCTAAAACGAAGACTTCTGCAAATATGGGACAGAGAAGGGGATTTTCTCTGGGTGATCTGAAGAAAGTTAATTCCATGTACCATTGCAGTTCAAATCAGAAAGGCCCCCTTGTTAAGCCCACAAGAAAGGGGGGAGTACAGAAACCTCAGGCACAGCCAGAAGGGACTTTTTTTGAGAATGTTGCCGCTGGAATagctaatttatttaaaccataa
- the LOC129786771 gene encoding UDP-glycosyltransferase UGT5-like: MKKPLIVVFFVYLWCLHTAYASGVQWRGNILCLMGVPSPSHHIWNRSLMQELMQRGYNLTVLTVEIEESQPNLHFITMENVYEDVQLEWNAGRNSDGVDLEIKNPWSIVVESYDFYHFVSQKLTSTQGFQQLLDYPDNFKFSAIIHDFSLGQVMLGFVKKFNNPPLISVSPFGAPPNTWAVAGESLLAPFSPHFSTGFPAEMNFWEKMANLGVHLWDWMYRKVIFMPRETHLARRYFPGVNLEVIEQESRVILINREPLLDAGIPLPAHVVNVGGLHVDREGWLPHEIERVLSSPRPTILFALGSNMRSDLLGEEILSKFIKVFQKLSNFTFIWKYEGRRPSNWPRNIITIDWLDQNKVLEHPNLALFITHGGLLSVQEAAWYGVPILGIPLFMDQHTNIAKAVSRGLGLDLNINSFTVDELEWKILQIVEKKHFRETAGNISKAWQLQGSPRSKALSWIEIIAEYDKLSYQLKNQMNFWEILLPSTLCLLVITLVLLKIFICLISNLKSNKFHQRKKLKKK, from the exons ATGAAAAAGCCTCTCATTGTTGTCTTTTTTGTGTACCTGTGGTGTCTCCACACAGCTTACGCGAGTGGTGTCCAATGGCGCGGAAATATTCTCTGTCTTATGGGTGTTCCCTCACCTAGTCATCATATTTGGAATCGCTCTCTCATGCAGGAGCTCATGCAACGTGGCTACAACCTCACCGTTCTCACTGTTGAAATTGAAGAATCCCAACCCAATTTACACTTTATCACCATGGAAAATGTCTACGAAGATGTACAGCTGGAATGGAATGCAGGAAGAAATAGCGATGGAGTAGATTTGGAGATTAAGAATCCTTGGAGCATTGTGGTTGAATCTTATGATTTCTATCATTTTGTTTCGCAAAAACTAACATCAACTCAAGGGTTTCAACAGCTACTGGACTATCcggataattttaaattttccgccATCATTCATGATTTCTCCCTGGGTCAAGTAATGTTAggttttgtgaagaaattcaataatccCCCGCTGATCAGTGTGAGTCCCTTTGGTGCACCACCAAACACATGGGCAGTGGCTGGAGAGTCTCTTTTAGCGCCCTTTTCTCCGCATTTTTCAACTGGATTCCCAGCTGAGATGAacttttgggagaaaatggCGAATCTGGGTGTACATTTGTGGGACTGGATGTATaggaaagtaatttttatgcCGCGCGAAACTCACCTGGCTAGAAGATATTTTCCCGGAGTTAATTTGGAAGTCATTGAGCAGGAATCAAGGGTAATTCTCATTAATAGAGAACCTCTCTTGGATGCTGGAATACCCCTTCCAGCTCATGTGGTGAATGTGGGAGGTCTCCATGTGGACAGAGAAGGTTGGCTACCACATGAAATTGAAAGAGTTCTCTCCTCGCCAAGGCctacaattttatttgctttggGCAGTAACATGAGAAGTGATCTACTAGGTgaggaaattctttcaaaattcattaaagtttTCCAAAAGCTCAGCAATTTTACCTTCATATGGAAGTATGAGGGAAGAAGACCATCAAATTGGCCCAGAAATATCATAACAATCGATTGGTTGGATCAAAATAAAGTTCTcg aacATCCCAATTTGGCGCTTTTCATCACCCACGGTGGACTTCTTAGTGTGCAAGAAGCTGCCTGGTATGGAGTACCTATTCTCGGGATACCTCTCTTTATGGATCAACATACAAATATTGCCAAAGCTGTCTCTCGTGGTCTTGGTcttgatttaaatattaacTCCTTTACAGTTGATGAGCttgagtggaaaattctccaaattGTGGAAAAGAAGCATTTCAGGGAGACTGCTGGGAATATATCAAAAGCATGGCAACTACAGGGATCACCACGCTCAAAAGCACTCTCATGGATTGAAATTATTGCTGAGTATGACAAGTTGAGttatcaattgaaaaatcaaatgaatttttgggaaattttattaccttCTACTCTATGTCTTTTAGTGATTACTCTCGTACtccttaaaatctttatttgtttaatttccaatttaaaGAGCAATAAGTTCCATCAGAGgaagaaacttaagaaaaaataa